A window from Aerococcus sp. Group 1 encodes these proteins:
- a CDS encoding LysM domain-containing protein — translation MNMKKVLVGTSIALSALVSFAAGETTEAHAAEWQARSVEEIKADFQKLDDNEKVYVIKSGDTLNAIAQAADVNTKELAEINNIENANLIFPGTKLTFKSDQSGKVNEVEVEKQGQAAQVYTVDETAGQTYQAPATVQAAPAAAPAPAPAPAPAQSAYTGSSSSAKEIIAQRESGGSYSATNGQYIGRYQLSASYLNGDYSPANQERVADQYVASRYGSWDNALAFWNANGWY, via the coding sequence ATGAATATGAAGAAAGTTTTAGTAGGTACCTCAATCGCTTTATCAGCCTTAGTAAGTTTTGCTGCTGGGGAAACGACTGAAGCACACGCAGCTGAATGGCAAGCACGTTCAGTTGAAGAAATCAAAGCTGACTTCCAAAAATTAGATGACAACGAAAAAGTTTATGTCATTAAATCTGGTGACACCTTAAACGCTATTGCTCAAGCAGCAGACGTGAACACCAAAGAATTAGCTGAAATCAACAACATCGAAAATGCTAACTTAATCTTCCCAGGAACTAAATTAACCTTCAAATCTGACCAATCAGGTAAGGTTAATGAAGTTGAAGTAGAAAAACAAGGTCAAGCAGCTCAAGTTTACACCGTTGATGAAACTGCTGGTCAAACTTATCAAGCACCTGCAACTGTTCAAGCTGCACCAGCTGCTGCACCAGCACCTGCACCAGCTCCAGCTCCAGCACAAAGCGCTTACACTGGTTCTTCTTCATCCGCTAAAGAAATCATTGCTCAACGTGAATCTGGTGGTTCATACTCAGCAACTAACGGCCAATACATCGGACGTTACCAATTAAGCGCTTCTTACTTAAATGGTGACTACTCCCCAGCTAACCAAGAACGTGTGGCTGACCAATACGTAGCAAGTCGTTACGGTTCATGGGACAACGCTTTAGCATTCTGGAACGCTAACGGTTGGTACTAA
- the glmM gene encoding phosphoglucosamine mutase gives MLKYFGTDGVRGEANKELTPELAFKLGRFGGYVLLQHAKEEQEHPRVLVARDTRISGQLLEHALISGLLSVGIEVLQLGVITTPAVAYLTRTTGVTAGVMISASHNPAKDNGIKFFGSDGFKLSDDQEAEIEYYLDQEEDSLPRPSAQGLGTVSEYPEGVAKYLEFLQTTISNDLSGLKLCIDAANGSAAPLVNRLFADLNADFYARATRPDGLNINDDCGSTHPGELQKLVLEQGADAGVAFDGDADRCIAVDDKGRLVDGDHIMYICGKYLKDHGKLKDDTIVATVMSNLGFHKAVEAAGMNDKVTKVGDRYVVEEMRKGDYTLGGEQSGHVIFMNHNTTGDGLLTAIQLLFVLKQSGKKLSELADEMPTYPQELINVKVTRAGKEEAMNNADVKAEIDAVESELGEEGRVLVRPSGTENLLRVMVEAQSDDLALTYAQRIADKVADIYGVEE, from the coding sequence ATGTTAAAATATTTTGGAACTGACGGTGTTCGCGGAGAAGCCAATAAGGAACTTACCCCTGAACTGGCCTTTAAATTAGGTCGCTTTGGTGGCTATGTCTTGCTCCAACACGCCAAGGAAGAACAAGAACATCCCCGTGTCCTCGTTGCACGCGATACACGGATTTCTGGTCAGTTATTAGAACACGCCTTAATTTCAGGGCTGTTATCTGTCGGCATTGAAGTGTTACAACTAGGCGTCATCACCACACCAGCTGTCGCTTATCTCACCCGGACTACTGGGGTAACTGCTGGGGTAATGATCTCAGCCAGCCACAATCCGGCCAAGGATAACGGCATCAAATTCTTTGGTAGTGACGGCTTTAAATTATCGGATGACCAAGAAGCTGAAATTGAATACTACTTAGACCAAGAAGAGGACAGCTTACCTCGTCCTAGCGCCCAAGGCTTAGGTACGGTCAGTGAGTATCCAGAAGGGGTAGCCAAGTACCTCGAATTTCTCCAAACCACCATTAGCAATGATTTATCCGGCTTAAAACTATGTATTGACGCCGCTAATGGTTCCGCTGCACCTTTAGTCAACCGTCTCTTTGCTGATTTAAATGCAGACTTCTATGCACGAGCTACCCGTCCTGATGGCCTAAACATTAACGATGACTGCGGGTCTACCCATCCTGGTGAACTCCAAAAACTGGTTCTCGAACAAGGGGCTGACGCTGGGGTTGCCTTTGATGGGGACGCTGACCGCTGCATTGCTGTTGATGACAAGGGCCGTTTAGTGGACGGCGACCACATCATGTACATCTGTGGGAAATACCTAAAAGACCATGGTAAATTAAAAGACGACACCATTGTCGCTACCGTCATGTCCAATTTAGGCTTCCATAAGGCCGTTGAAGCTGCAGGGATGAATGATAAGGTCACCAAGGTAGGTGACCGTTATGTAGTTGAAGAAATGCGTAAGGGCGATTATACCCTAGGTGGCGAACAATCCGGACACGTTATCTTTATGAACCACAACACGACCGGTGACGGCCTCTTAACCGCCATTCAGTTGCTCTTCGTCCTCAAACAATCCGGGAAGAAACTCAGCGAATTAGCTGATGAAATGCCTACCTATCCTCAAGAGCTCATCAATGTCAAAGTGACCCGCGCCGGCAAGGAAGAAGCCATGAACAATGCGGACGTCAAAGCAGAAATTGATGCAGTTGAAAGTGAATTAGGGGAAGAAGGTCGGGTCTTAGTCCGTCCTAGCGGTACCGAAAACTTACTTCGGGTCATGGTCGAAGCCCAAAGTGATGACCTAGCCTTGACCTATGCCCAACGCATCGCTGACAAAGTCGCCGACATTTACGGGGTAGAAGAATAA
- a CDS encoding DJ-1 family glyoxalase III — MKAMILLSKNYEETEAVAVIDILRRAEIDIDVVATEGDLDTVGDHNITIRADYLLEDIKGADYDILITPGGVGGTNALRENDKVIDLLKEQYQSDSSYIASICASPRVLDKAGISQEIRGTIFPALSDQVTFKEYVADEIVVNDQDHQVITSQGPATAYYFALEIVRQLKGQEVHDQVAKALLIPNVEAAVKA; from the coding sequence ATGAAAGCAATGATCTTATTAAGTAAGAATTATGAAGAAACCGAAGCAGTCGCAGTGATTGACATTTTACGTCGGGCTGAAATCGACATTGACGTGGTGGCTACTGAAGGTGACCTTGATACGGTGGGAGATCACAATATCACTATCCGAGCGGACTATCTCTTAGAAGATATTAAGGGAGCGGACTATGATATCTTGATCACCCCTGGTGGAGTTGGAGGGACCAATGCCCTTAGAGAAAACGATAAAGTTATCGACCTCCTCAAGGAACAATACCAATCAGATTCTAGTTATATTGCCAGCATCTGTGCGTCACCAAGAGTCTTAGATAAGGCTGGCATTTCCCAAGAAATTCGTGGGACTATTTTCCCAGCCCTTAGTGACCAAGTGACCTTTAAGGAATATGTGGCTGACGAGATTGTCGTTAATGACCAAGACCACCAAGTGATTACCTCACAAGGCCCAGCGACGGCTTATTACTTTGCCCTAGAAATTGTCCGGCAATTGAAGGGCCAAGAAGTCCATGACCAAGTGGCTAAGGCGCTCTTAATTCCTAATGTTGAAGCTGCGGTTAAGGCTTAA
- the yidD gene encoding membrane protein insertion efficiency factor YidD encodes MFIYLLKALVRFYQRFISPALPPSCRYYPTCSTYMLRALEKHGFFKGTLMGLARILRCQPYARGGVDPVPDHFSLKRNDQEVSPKERQALARLSKK; translated from the coding sequence ATGTTTATTTATTTACTAAAAGCGCTGGTAAGATTTTACCAGCGTTTTATTTCGCCTGCCTTACCGCCGTCTTGCCGTTACTATCCCACTTGCTCGACTTATATGCTTAGAGCTCTAGAAAAGCATGGCTTTTTCAAGGGGACGCTGATGGGGCTGGCCCGAATTCTACGCTGTCAGCCCTATGCCCGCGGTGGCGTCGACCCAGTTCCTGATCATTTCAGCCTCAAACGCAATGACCAAGAAGTCAGCCCTAAAGAACGCCAAGCCTTAGCCAGATTAAGTAAGAAATGA
- a CDS encoding aminotransferase class V-fold PLP-dependent enzyme: MEHIETYLAQLGNRSDQRTGAVNTPIYLSTAYAHPGLGESTGFDYSRTANPTRNILQEGIKNLEAGDYGFATSSGMAAIQLVIEGLLEAGDHVVTLQDLYGGTYRYFHALEERGQYRFTYCLSAEEIDQALNDDIKLVFIETPTNPMMTEFDIQAIADKAHAVGALVVVDNTFYTPVLQQPLRQGADIVVHSATKYLAGHNDVLAGLVACRGEAIGEALAFQLNTTGATLGPIDCWLTIRGLKTLALRMNQHQSNAQAIVDYLKTESLVSQVFYTGKGGMVTFEMADQSKINDWLHAVKIFTFAESLGGVESLVTYPKTQTHADIPEELRLKYGLNDGIVRLSVGIENGQDLVKDLRNAFDQIR; the protein is encoded by the coding sequence ATGGAACATATTGAAACCTACCTTGCTCAGCTTGGTAACCGCAGCGATCAACGCACTGGAGCCGTTAATACACCAATTTATTTAAGTACTGCCTACGCTCACCCGGGTTTGGGTGAGTCAACCGGATTCGATTATTCACGGACAGCCAATCCCACTCGAAATATCCTACAAGAGGGGATTAAAAATTTAGAAGCGGGCGACTATGGTTTTGCCACGAGTTCAGGGATGGCAGCCATCCAACTCGTCATTGAAGGACTTTTAGAAGCGGGCGACCATGTTGTCACCTTGCAAGACTTATATGGAGGCACCTACCGCTACTTCCATGCCTTAGAAGAACGGGGCCAATATCGCTTTACTTACTGTTTAAGCGCAGAAGAAATTGACCAGGCCTTAAATGATGATATTAAATTAGTCTTCATTGAAACGCCAACCAATCCAATGATGACGGAATTCGATATCCAAGCCATCGCTGATAAGGCGCATGCTGTGGGGGCCTTGGTTGTTGTTGATAATACCTTCTATACCCCTGTCTTACAGCAACCTCTCCGCCAAGGGGCAGATATTGTAGTTCATTCTGCCACCAAGTATCTTGCTGGACATAATGATGTTTTAGCTGGCTTGGTAGCCTGTAGGGGCGAAGCCATTGGTGAAGCTCTAGCCTTCCAGTTAAATACCACAGGGGCAACTTTAGGTCCAATCGATTGTTGGTTAACCATTCGTGGGCTCAAAACTTTAGCCTTACGGATGAACCAACACCAGTCTAATGCCCAAGCCATTGTTGACTACTTAAAAACCGAGTCCTTAGTTTCCCAAGTCTTCTATACCGGTAAAGGCGGCATGGTAACCTTTGAAATGGCCGACCAAAGTAAAATCAATGACTGGTTACATGCCGTAAAAATATTTACCTTTGCAGAAAGTTTGGGTGGGGTAGAGAGTTTAGTCACTTATCCAAAGACCCAGACCCATGCCGATATCCCAGAAGAATTACGGCTTAAATATGGCCTCAATGATGGGATTGTCCGCTTGTCAGTGGGCATTGAAAATGGCCAAGACTTAGTCAAGGACCTAAGGAATGCATTTGATCAGATACGTTAG
- a CDS encoding hydroxyethylthiazole kinase, translated as MSGPIDLVTDGERLAVIENGHSWMASYTGSGCQLSGVLASFLAGNPDEDPFYLATAAMISYGVAGEIAAQVLQPYEGNATYSNRVIDQVFLLEAKELERRAKYDIQ; from the coding sequence ATGTCAGGCCCGATTGACTTAGTGACTGACGGCGAGCGGCTGGCAGTCATTGAAAATGGCCACTCTTGGATGGCTTCCTATACGGGGTCAGGTTGCCAGTTAAGCGGCGTCCTAGCTAGCTTTTTAGCCGGTAATCCGGATGAAGATCCTTTTTACCTAGCTACAGCTGCCATGATTAGCTATGGGGTGGCGGGAGAAATTGCTGCTCAAGTGCTCCAGCCTTATGAGGGCAATGCCACTTATTCCAACCGAGTGATTGACCAGGTCTTCTTATTAGAGGCCAAAGAATTAGAAAGGAGAGCCAAGTATGACATTCAATAA
- a CDS encoding GNAT family N-acetyltransferase, with product MSYEIKQDGNAFVIEGEDGQRIGEITWSPADQFVIADHTWTHPSLRGKGVAGQLLDHLVDYMKQEDKYILASCPYVVEKFKRQPQKYDFINYHKQVQDKD from the coding sequence ATGTCTTACGAAATTAAACAAGACGGTAATGCTTTTGTTATTGAAGGTGAAGATGGCCAAAGAATTGGCGAAATTACGTGGAGTCCGGCAGACCAATTTGTGATTGCTGACCACACTTGGACCCATCCTTCTCTTAGAGGAAAGGGAGTGGCTGGTCAGTTACTCGATCACTTAGTGGACTACATGAAGCAGGAAGATAAATACATCTTAGCCAGCTGCCCTTATGTGGTAGAAAAATTTAAACGCCAACCCCAAAAATACGACTTTATTAACTACCATAAACAAGTTCAAGATAAAGACTAA
- a CDS encoding YbbR-like domain-containing protein, protein MNKLYENKAAMIFFSLLLALFLFIFVKAERYNNNPVSFFTNISETKSETISDVPVYVSGDVDDYYITGLPETVSVEISGPSNIIDQTLQAREFKVVTENLEELGEGSHYVQLTMTNISKDLNYRISPSSVEINIAQLQSQKYPVEIHVNPTNLAPGYEIHATKATPAEVTLTGSAESLSKISSVSVDVSLPNNTNSDYHGSGRVIVKDREGNILNITANPSQVGVDIAIGKQGSSVPIQIDLDNPNDDYTYDLSNWSTRQVTLFGDEKALAAIQAVVGHIDVSGITQSQRVQVALERPDNVEAMEPESITLTVTARPKNSGQRSEASSDSSSQARQETSKDESQPATNRQRESSSQAEAKSSSP, encoded by the coding sequence ATGAATAAGCTCTATGAAAATAAAGCCGCTATGATTTTTTTCTCACTCTTATTAGCGCTTTTCCTCTTTATCTTTGTCAAAGCGGAACGCTATAATAATAACCCGGTCAGTTTCTTCACTAATATCAGTGAAACCAAGTCAGAAACCATCTCCGACGTCCCCGTTTATGTGAGTGGCGACGTGGATGACTACTATATTACTGGCCTCCCTGAAACCGTCTCTGTGGAAATTTCAGGTCCAAGTAATATCATCGACCAAACCCTTCAAGCCCGAGAATTTAAGGTCGTGACTGAAAACCTGGAAGAACTCGGCGAAGGGTCACACTATGTGCAACTCACCATGACTAATATTTCTAAAGACCTCAATTATCGAATCTCACCTTCCAGTGTGGAAATCAATATTGCTCAACTGCAAAGTCAAAAATACCCGGTAGAAATCCATGTTAATCCGACCAACTTGGCCCCGGGTTATGAAATTCATGCAACCAAGGCCACTCCGGCAGAAGTCACCTTGACAGGTTCAGCTGAAAGCCTCAGCAAGATTTCCTCAGTGAGTGTCGACGTCAGCCTCCCTAACAATACCAATTCCGACTACCACGGCAGTGGACGGGTCATTGTTAAGGATCGCGAAGGTAATATCTTAAACATTACCGCCAACCCAAGTCAAGTTGGCGTCGATATTGCCATCGGTAAGCAGGGGAGCTCAGTACCTATCCAAATCGACCTCGATAATCCCAATGATGACTACACTTATGACTTAAGTAACTGGTCCACCCGGCAAGTAACCCTCTTTGGCGATGAGAAAGCCCTTGCCGCTATCCAAGCGGTAGTCGGTCATATTGACGTTAGCGGAATCACCCAGAGTCAACGGGTCCAAGTGGCTCTAGAACGCCCCGATAATGTTGAAGCTATGGAGCCTGAATCCATTACCCTAACCGTTACCGCCCGGCCCAAAAACAGCGGCCAAAGAAGTGAAGCCTCTAGTGATTCTTCTAGCCAAGCAAGGCAGGAGACCAGCAAGGATGAAAGCCAACCAGCCACTAACCGGCAAAGGGAATCTAGCAGTCAAGCAGAGGCTAAATCTAGTTCACCCTAA
- a CDS encoding hydroxyethylthiazole kinase, translating into MSKKTAIPFAKYCQQVKEKSPLIQVLNNYVTIHDVANVILASGGRPVMTDNLPNSKDVVKTADLLLLNAASPRPNQELLDLAAIAKNDHHPVVLDPVGVSAMPFKLKLCQELIDRGLVRAVKGNASEIRSLLFEKSQGSGVDLGPGDEVSLANLADFAPDFKAYAQEKELS; encoded by the coding sequence ATGTCTAAAAAAACAGCCATTCCCTTTGCTAAATATTGTCAGCAGGTCAAAGAGAAGTCTCCGCTGATCCAAGTTTTAAATAATTATGTCACTATTCATGATGTGGCCAATGTGATTTTGGCCAGTGGCGGGCGTCCTGTGATGACCGATAACTTACCTAATAGTAAGGATGTGGTCAAGACGGCTGACCTTTTGCTATTGAATGCCGCTAGTCCCAGACCTAATCAGGAATTGTTGGACCTTGCCGCCATAGCGAAAAATGACCACCATCCCGTGGTCTTAGACCCAGTGGGGGTTTCAGCTATGCCGTTTAAATTAAAGCTCTGTCAAGAGCTGATTGACCGGGGTCTAGTAAGGGCGGTAAAGGGGAATGCTTCGGAAATTCGAAGCCTCCTCTTTGAAAAAAGCCAAGGATCTGGGGTCGACCTGGGTCCTGGAGACGAGGTAAGCTTAGCCAACCTGGCTGATTTTGCTCCGGACTTTAAAGCTTACGCCCAAGAAAAGGAATTATCCTAG
- the thiD gene encoding bifunctional hydroxymethylpyrimidine kinase/phosphomethylpyrimidine kinase: MTFNKNDLLVYAITPDRFDHDELIQQVKEVLAGGATILQLRLKDHPFKDQEDKLALTKKIKALCQEAGVPFIIDDDYELALAVDADGLHVGEDDLPVDQARQLLGPEKIIGASAKTLDTALKAQAAGADYLGVGALYPTQSKANAQGTSLTTLRTIAQGVNIPIVGIGGISLDNMANLRDQGLAGVALISALFKAEDPYRTTQAVRQAAERLFKLQAVLTIAGSDSSGGAGIQADLKTMQANGVFGMSAITSVTAQNTRGVTGVYDLSPEALASQLQAVFEDIPPASVKIGMVSQVELVEEIAKALKTYQAKNVVVDPVMVATSGSNLIQDQAVQVLADQVFPLACLITPNIPESQVLAGQDIHSAADMEAVAKTISQTYQVAVLCKGGHRVNDANDVLVTPEGEVHWFRGERVDNPNTHGTGCTLSSAIASNLAKGDDLVTAIARAKTYLSLTLKDQLDLGQGSGPLNHGFGLLTYYPTDH, encoded by the coding sequence ATGACATTCAATAAAAATGATTTATTGGTCTATGCCATTACGCCCGACCGCTTTGACCATGACGAATTAATCCAGCAAGTCAAAGAGGTCTTAGCAGGAGGGGCGACGATTTTACAGTTACGTTTAAAGGACCATCCTTTTAAAGACCAAGAGGATAAGCTGGCTCTAACTAAAAAAATCAAAGCCCTCTGCCAAGAAGCAGGTGTCCCCTTTATTATCGATGATGACTATGAACTGGCCCTGGCGGTAGATGCTGACGGCCTCCATGTTGGAGAAGATGACCTGCCAGTTGACCAGGCTAGACAACTACTCGGCCCGGAAAAAATTATCGGGGCTTCGGCTAAGACTTTGGATACCGCTCTAAAAGCCCAAGCGGCTGGTGCAGACTATTTGGGAGTTGGCGCCCTCTATCCGACCCAGTCTAAGGCCAATGCCCAAGGAACTAGTCTGACTACCCTGAGAACGATTGCCCAAGGGGTCAATATTCCCATTGTAGGCATTGGTGGGATTAGCTTAGATAATATGGCCAATTTACGGGACCAGGGTTTGGCTGGGGTGGCACTAATTTCCGCCCTATTTAAAGCGGAGGACCCCTACCGAACCACGCAAGCCGTTCGCCAAGCTGCTGAAAGGCTTTTTAAACTCCAAGCCGTCCTTACCATCGCCGGCTCAGACTCAAGCGGTGGAGCCGGAATTCAAGCAGACCTCAAGACCATGCAAGCTAATGGAGTCTTTGGTATGAGTGCCATTACTTCAGTGACCGCCCAAAATACTAGGGGTGTGACCGGGGTCTATGATCTCAGTCCAGAGGCCTTGGCTAGCCAACTCCAAGCGGTCTTCGAGGATATTCCTCCGGCTAGTGTCAAGATTGGTATGGTTTCCCAAGTGGAATTAGTAGAGGAAATCGCCAAAGCCCTTAAAACCTACCAGGCTAAAAATGTCGTAGTGGACCCGGTCATGGTCGCAACGAGCGGGTCCAACTTGATCCAGGACCAAGCGGTGCAGGTCTTAGCTGACCAGGTCTTCCCGCTCGCTTGCTTAATTACTCCCAATATTCCTGAAAGCCAGGTCTTAGCGGGACAAGACATCCATTCGGCAGCCGATATGGAAGCCGTCGCTAAGACGATTAGTCAGACCTACCAAGTCGCTGTCCTCTGTAAGGGTGGCCATCGGGTCAATGACGCTAACGATGTCCTGGTTACCCCTGAGGGCGAGGTCCACTGGTTTAGGGGTGAGCGGGTTGATAATCCCAATACCCATGGGACTGGCTGTACGCTATCCAGTGCCATTGCCAGCAACCTAGCCAAGGGTGATGACTTAGTCACTGCCATTGCTCGGGCTAAGACCTATCTCAGCCTGACCCTTAAAGATCAATTAGATCTTGGCCAGGGGAGTGGCCCCTTGAACCATGGCTTTGGCCTCTTGACTTATTACCCCACTGACCATTAA
- a CDS encoding LysR family transcriptional regulator yields the protein MNFQKLKYAVVVANSGSFREASRRLYMAQSSLSTAIKELEEEYQIQIFERTKRGVFITNEGSEFLSYAEDILSQVETLENRYLEDNERRLFSVSGQHYDFACEAFSQLIAEESGNGWDFRFLETSTSQVLEDVKRSYSELGLLYMNDKNQRVIEQYLNRYELVFHQLGNFYPHAFVGTKHPLADRDQVSLEELSQYPVIKFEQSRGSSMQFTEESLEPDFEGQEVVYASDRATVINVLANTQAYLIGSGLVTSPFADLERIIPIEGQDNKPNKIGYIEARYRKTSPFAKRYITLLENMVNS from the coding sequence ATGAATTTTCAAAAATTAAAATATGCCGTGGTAGTTGCCAACAGTGGTTCCTTTCGTGAAGCTAGCCGTCGCTTGTATATGGCACAATCTAGTTTGTCTACCGCGATTAAGGAATTAGAGGAAGAGTACCAAATTCAAATTTTTGAGCGTACTAAGCGGGGAGTATTCATTACCAATGAGGGCAGCGAGTTCCTCTCTTACGCCGAGGATATTCTCTCACAGGTTGAAACTTTAGAGAACCGCTATTTGGAAGATAATGAGCGGCGCTTGTTTTCTGTCTCAGGTCAGCATTATGACTTTGCTTGTGAGGCATTTAGCCAATTAATTGCTGAAGAGAGCGGGAATGGTTGGGATTTTCGTTTTTTGGAAACGTCAACCAGTCAAGTCTTAGAAGATGTCAAACGGTCTTATTCTGAGCTAGGGCTCTTATACATGAATGATAAAAACCAGCGGGTCATCGAACAATACCTCAACCGCTATGAGTTGGTCTTTCATCAATTGGGGAACTTCTACCCCCATGCCTTTGTAGGGACTAAGCACCCTTTGGCTGACCGTGACCAGGTGTCTTTAGAAGAATTGAGCCAGTACCCCGTGATTAAATTTGAACAAAGCCGGGGCTCTTCCATGCAATTTACCGAAGAATCTTTGGAGCCTGATTTTGAAGGACAAGAGGTTGTTTATGCTTCTGACCGGGCTACTGTTATTAATGTTTTAGCCAATACTCAGGCTTATTTGATTGGGTCCGGCCTAGTGACTTCCCCCTTTGCTGATTTAGAACGCATCATTCCTATCGAGGGGCAGGATAATAAGCCCAATAAAATTGGTTACATCGAAGCCCGCTATCGGAAAACTTCCCCCTTTGCTAAGCGTTACATCACCTTATTAGAAAATATGGTGAATTCATGA
- the cdaA gene encoding diadenylate cyclase CdaA encodes MDWDSIFSWSHAFDLIDILIVWLIIYQLLKLIRGTRAVNIFNGIIIFLLFKMVSTVFQLETIDWIMNSIIQWSVIGIIIIFQPEIRNGLDHLGQSLRMRNLRNTQNDPVEQMIEEIIRACQYMAKRRIGALISIEDTQSLTEYANTGIKLDADITEQLLINIFIPNTPLHDGSVVIQDMKISSAASFLPLSENPEIPKELGTRHRAAVGLSEVTDAVVVVVSEETGDISLTYKGKIMRDLSEEEIRETLRQHFAESEDGDSIIEGNHFLKNIFQKKNGGDKDE; translated from the coding sequence ATGGATTGGGATTCAATTTTCAGCTGGTCACATGCCTTTGACCTGATCGATATCTTGATTGTTTGGCTCATCATCTATCAGTTGCTCAAGTTAATCCGGGGCACGCGGGCAGTCAATATCTTTAATGGCATCATTATCTTTTTACTTTTTAAAATGGTTTCGACCGTTTTTCAATTAGAAACCATCGACTGGATCATGAATAGTATTATCCAGTGGTCAGTCATCGGGATTATTATTATTTTCCAACCGGAAATTAGAAACGGCCTCGACCACCTCGGCCAAAGCTTACGAATGAGAAACTTACGAAATACCCAAAATGACCCCGTTGAGCAAATGATTGAAGAAATTATCCGGGCTTGCCAGTACATGGCTAAGCGACGAATCGGCGCTTTAATTTCCATTGAAGATACCCAATCGCTTACCGAATATGCCAACACGGGAATCAAATTGGATGCGGATATTACTGAACAACTCCTCATTAATATCTTCATTCCCAATACACCGCTCCATGACGGGTCAGTGGTGATCCAAGATATGAAGATTAGCTCAGCAGCCAGCTTCCTCCCCCTATCGGAAAACCCCGAAATTCCTAAGGAACTAGGCACCCGCCACCGGGCTGCGGTTGGCCTCAGTGAAGTCACCGATGCGGTAGTGGTGGTGGTTTCTGAAGAGACCGGTGACATTTCCCTCACCTATAAAGGAAAAATTATGCGCGACCTTTCTGAAGAAGAAATCCGCGAAACACTCCGCCAACATTTTGCTGAGAGTGAAGACGGCGATTCCATCATCGAAGGCAACCACTTCTTGAAGAATATCTTCCAAAAGAAAAATGGAGGTGACAAAGATGAATAA
- the nadC gene encoding carboxylating nicotinate-nucleotide diphosphorylase, which translates to MANPKQVSNFINLNQDIIDELITLAFKEDIPYEDLSTNAIYQGQAAQVELLAKQAGVVCGLDLFKQVFLHLDPEVQFESLVRDGDRVAKQETLMVVKASVNTLLSGERIALNFLQRMSGIATATRRFVDALEGSGIKLLDTRKTTPAYRPLEKYAVRVGGGYNHRYSLSDQIMLKDNHVAAAGGVKEAIQAAKAYAPFVKKIEIEVEDLDMVRAVVEAGADVIMLDNMDHDTMEEAIAIINGQAIIEASGNFTWDNVADYKDLAIDYISSGAITHSAGILDLSLKHLKVRK; encoded by the coding sequence ATGGCTAATCCAAAACAAGTGTCTAATTTTATAAATCTGAACCAAGATATTATTGATGAATTAATTACCCTGGCTTTTAAGGAAGATATTCCTTATGAAGACCTGTCGACCAATGCGATTTACCAGGGGCAAGCAGCCCAGGTCGAGCTCTTAGCTAAGCAAGCGGGAGTGGTTTGTGGTTTGGATCTCTTCAAGCAGGTTTTCTTACATTTAGACCCTGAGGTTCAATTCGAGAGCTTGGTCCGAGATGGAGACCGGGTGGCTAAGCAAGAGACCTTAATGGTGGTCAAGGCGTCGGTCAATACCCTCTTAAGTGGGGAACGGATTGCCCTTAACTTCCTTCAAAGAATGAGTGGGATTGCTACGGCTACCCGTCGTTTTGTAGACGCCTTAGAAGGTAGTGGAATAAAGTTACTGGATACCCGTAAAACTACTCCGGCCTACCGTCCCTTAGAAAAATATGCAGTCCGGGTAGGGGGCGGCTATAACCACCGTTACTCACTCTCTGACCAAATTATGCTCAAGGATAACCATGTTGCTGCTGCCGGTGGGGTCAAAGAAGCCATCCAAGCGGCTAAGGCCTATGCCCCTTTTGTGAAGAAGATTGAAATTGAAGTCGAGGACTTGGACATGGTCAGAGCGGTAGTGGAGGCTGGAGCTGATGTTATTATGCTCGACAATATGGACCATGACACCATGGAGGAAGCCATTGCAATCATTAACGGTCAAGCGATTATAGAAGCTTCAGGAAACTTTACCTGGGACAATGTCGCGGATTATAAGGACCTAGCCATTGACTATATTTCTAGTGGGGCTATTACCCATTCGGCCGGAATCTTAGATTTGTCCCTCAAACATTTGAAAGTGAGGAAGTAG